In Horticoccus luteus, the following proteins share a genomic window:
- the speA gene encoding biosynthetic arginine decarboxylase produces the protein MKSKSASAWSAAKSEEHYGFKRWGNGHISVDEAGFVNVQPRADGRGIRIMDVVQEALGMGLSAPMVVRFQDLLRHRVIQLNEVFHKAIREEEYQGNYRGVFPIKVNQLREVVDEIIAAGKDYNYGIEAGSKPELMIALAMHEGAQRLIICNGYKDNDYIRLALIGRKLGKKIIIVVEQLAELDDIIRLSEETGVKPMIGFRAKLQTRGEGKWSSSTGDNAKFGLNTAEILFAIEKLRAAKLTSALRLVHFHIGSQVPNILTIKNAVIEATRFYCQLAKMGFPMGYLDVGGGLGIDYDGSRTNFESSMNYSMEEYARDVVSNIRDICTSSDVPVPDIVSESGRAIVAPHSLLVVEVFERINKRESLGQQHQPKEKHKIVTDLEFMLKNKGKLGRLERFHDAIQKKEEAFSLFNLGYLDLENRAAAESLFWQICEKIDLEGKKSGYQPEELHDLSTLLADQYVCNFSVFQSLLDHWALKQLFPIAPIHRLDEKPSVKAILVDITCDSDGKISSFIDLQDVKDYLTLHPLNGKPYYLGIFLTGAYQDIMGDLHNLFGRVNEVHVFLEEDEPNGFYIEEALSGSRIADVIEGVQYQQEDLCRKMKAQIDAATRKDMVKPREGVRLLELYESQMLNKTYLHIEPKNGRKKKKKP, from the coding sequence TTGAAAAGCAAATCCGCATCCGCCTGGTCGGCCGCCAAGTCCGAAGAACATTACGGCTTCAAGCGCTGGGGCAACGGCCACATTTCCGTCGACGAAGCCGGCTTCGTCAACGTCCAGCCCCGGGCCGACGGCCGCGGGATTCGCATCATGGATGTCGTGCAGGAGGCGCTCGGCATGGGTTTGAGCGCACCGATGGTCGTGCGTTTCCAGGACCTCCTTCGCCACCGCGTCATCCAGCTCAACGAGGTCTTCCACAAGGCCATCCGCGAAGAGGAATACCAAGGCAACTACCGCGGTGTGTTCCCCATCAAGGTCAACCAGCTCCGCGAAGTCGTCGACGAGATCATCGCCGCCGGCAAGGACTACAATTACGGCATCGAAGCCGGCTCCAAGCCCGAGCTCATGATCGCCCTCGCCATGCACGAGGGCGCCCAACGCCTCATCATCTGCAACGGCTACAAAGACAACGATTACATCCGCCTCGCGTTGATCGGCCGTAAACTCGGCAAAAAGATCATCATCGTCGTCGAACAACTCGCCGAGCTCGATGACATCATCCGCCTCTCCGAGGAAACCGGCGTGAAGCCCATGATCGGCTTCCGCGCCAAACTCCAGACCCGCGGCGAGGGCAAGTGGTCGTCCTCCACCGGCGACAACGCCAAATTCGGCCTCAACACCGCTGAAATCCTTTTCGCCATCGAAAAGCTTCGCGCCGCCAAACTCACCTCGGCGCTCCGCCTCGTCCATTTTCACATCGGCTCCCAAGTCCCGAACATCCTCACGATCAAGAACGCCGTCATCGAAGCGACGCGCTTCTACTGCCAGCTCGCGAAGATGGGCTTCCCGATGGGTTACCTCGACGTCGGCGGCGGCCTCGGTATCGATTACGACGGCTCGCGCACCAACTTCGAGAGTTCGATGAACTACTCGATGGAGGAATACGCCCGCGACGTCGTCTCCAACATTCGCGACATCTGCACCAGCTCCGACGTGCCCGTGCCCGATATCGTCAGCGAATCCGGCCGCGCCATCGTCGCGCCACATTCCCTTCTCGTCGTCGAGGTGTTTGAACGCATCAACAAACGCGAATCCCTCGGCCAGCAGCATCAGCCCAAGGAAAAGCACAAGATCGTCACCGACCTCGAGTTCATGCTCAAAAACAAGGGCAAGCTCGGCCGCCTCGAGCGTTTCCACGACGCCATTCAGAAAAAAGAGGAGGCGTTTTCCCTCTTCAACCTCGGCTACCTCGACCTCGAAAACCGCGCCGCCGCCGAATCGCTCTTCTGGCAGATCTGCGAAAAGATCGACCTCGAAGGCAAAAAATCCGGCTACCAGCCCGAGGAGCTGCACGATCTCTCCACCCTCCTCGCCGACCAATACGTCTGCAATTTCTCCGTCTTCCAATCGCTGCTCGACCACTGGGCGTTGAAACAGCTCTTCCCCATCGCGCCGATTCACCGCCTCGACGAGAAACCCTCCGTCAAAGCCATCCTCGTCGACATCACCTGCGATTCCGACGGCAAGATATCCTCGTTCATCGATCTGCAGGACGTGAAGGACTACCTCACGCTCCACCCGCTCAACGGCAAACCCTACTACCTCGGCATCTTCCTTACCGGCGCGTATCAGGACATCATGGGCGATCTCCACAACCTCTTCGGCCGCGTCAACGAAGTGCACGTGTTCCTCGAAGAGGATGAGCCCAACGGCTTTTACATCGAAGAAGCGCTCAGCGGCTCGCGCATCGCCGACGTCATCGAAGGCGTGCAATACCAGCAGGAAGATCTCTGCCGCAAAATGAAGGCCCAGATCGACGCCGCCACGCGCAAAGACATGGTCAAGCCCCGCGAAGGCGTGCGCCTCCTCGAACTCTACGAGAGCCAGATGCTCAACAAAACCTACCTGCACATCGAGCCGAAGAACGGCCGCAAAAAGAAGAAAAAGCCGTAA
- the yajC gene encoding preprotein translocase subunit YajC, with protein sequence MTKMVPLTDTLSMLAQAPGAQGQSMMPSLIFFGLMFAAMYFLMIAPQRKKQKEHAKMLAALSSGDEVVTTGGIFGTITNVKDDRFVIRIADNTKIEVGKGFITSVVRKDGVTLADKK encoded by the coding sequence ATGACGAAAATGGTCCCTCTCACCGATACGCTCTCAATGTTGGCCCAAGCACCCGGTGCGCAGGGACAGAGTATGATGCCGAGCCTGATCTTCTTCGGCCTGATGTTTGCCGCGATGTATTTCCTGATGATCGCGCCGCAGCGGAAGAAGCAAAAAGAGCATGCGAAGATGCTCGCGGCGCTCAGCAGTGGCGACGAGGTTGTGACGACCGGCGGAATTTTCGGCACGATCACGAATGTGAAGGATGATCGCTTTGTGATCCGGATTGCGGACAACACGAAAATCGAGGTCGGCAAGGGCTTCATCACCTCCGTCGTGCGCAAGGACGGCGTCACGTTGGCCGACAAGAAGTAA
- the recJ gene encoding single-stranded-DNA-specific exonuclease RecJ, whose product MRWTHTALPAEEVGALSRDAGVSPVLAELLLRAGVARSELAAQFLQPALAGLTDPFLLRNLEAAATRLRLAIAQREDVVVLGDYDVDGVSSTALLVGVLRRFGLSPRFIVPRRADDGYGLSRSAIDRALEQGRPQVFVALDCGTNSHAEVAYLCAQGIDVIVIDHHRSKERPLTQGILVNPHIDAEGSVDDVAWRNLCTVGLVFKLAHGLLKQLRSENHPVAFELKLREQLDLVALGTVADLVPLRGENRILARHGLRILQETQRPGLRALMDVAGMRPAQGVLPVDISFRLGPRINASGRLADAALSVELLLNDDETFCRETAQQLDQFNRERQDIERKITEEAERLVEEQFLSSQGVVLFGETWHPGVVGIVAGRISRKYNRPCVVLGNDGELAKGSGRSVDGINLVEVLGQCSEQLSSWGGHPMAVGIALKKENLPEFRARFAAAVTAHAGGDIAERQLQIACWLELEHIREALMDELAGLHPFGQGNPEPVFGLRGIVLRHRPEVFKELHFRFLVDNGVRRVHGVAWKQAHRLPPLNQPIDLAVELAWNHFNHRRLLQMELIDWRPTQG is encoded by the coding sequence ATGCGCTGGACCCACACAGCGCTGCCCGCTGAGGAGGTCGGAGCGCTCAGCCGGGATGCGGGCGTGAGCCCCGTCCTGGCGGAGCTCTTGCTGCGCGCGGGCGTGGCCCGGAGCGAGCTGGCGGCGCAGTTCCTGCAGCCAGCGCTCGCCGGGCTCACGGATCCGTTTCTCCTGCGCAATCTCGAAGCAGCGGCGACGCGTCTGCGGCTGGCGATCGCGCAGCGCGAGGACGTGGTGGTCCTCGGCGATTACGATGTGGATGGCGTGAGCAGCACGGCGTTGCTCGTGGGCGTGTTGCGGCGCTTTGGCTTGAGTCCGCGGTTCATCGTGCCGCGGCGTGCCGACGATGGTTACGGGTTGTCGCGGAGCGCGATCGATCGCGCGCTGGAGCAGGGGAGGCCGCAGGTGTTCGTGGCGCTGGATTGCGGCACGAATTCACATGCAGAAGTGGCCTACCTGTGTGCGCAGGGGATCGATGTCATCGTAATCGACCACCATCGCTCGAAGGAGCGCCCGCTGACGCAAGGGATTTTGGTGAACCCGCATATCGACGCGGAAGGCAGCGTGGACGATGTGGCTTGGCGCAACCTCTGCACGGTCGGCCTGGTGTTCAAGCTGGCGCATGGATTGCTCAAGCAACTGCGCAGCGAAAACCACCCGGTGGCCTTTGAGCTGAAGTTGCGCGAGCAGCTCGATCTCGTGGCGCTGGGGACCGTCGCGGATCTGGTGCCGCTGCGCGGGGAGAACCGCATTCTGGCGCGTCATGGGTTGCGCATTTTGCAGGAGACGCAGCGGCCGGGTTTGAGGGCGTTGATGGATGTGGCGGGCATGCGCCCTGCGCAGGGCGTGCTGCCCGTGGATATTTCGTTCCGCCTCGGCCCGCGGATCAACGCGAGCGGGCGGCTCGCCGACGCGGCGTTGTCGGTGGAGTTGCTGTTGAACGACGATGAGACGTTCTGCCGGGAGACGGCGCAGCAGCTCGATCAGTTCAACCGCGAGCGACAGGACATCGAGCGCAAGATCACGGAGGAAGCGGAGCGCCTCGTGGAGGAGCAGTTTCTGTCGTCGCAGGGTGTTGTGCTCTTCGGCGAGACCTGGCACCCGGGCGTGGTGGGAATCGTTGCCGGCCGGATCTCGCGCAAATACAACCGCCCGTGCGTGGTGCTGGGCAACGATGGCGAGCTCGCGAAGGGGTCCGGGCGGAGCGTGGACGGCATCAACTTGGTGGAGGTGCTCGGCCAGTGCAGCGAGCAGCTTTCGAGCTGGGGTGGGCACCCGATGGCCGTGGGCATCGCATTGAAGAAAGAGAATCTGCCGGAGTTTCGCGCGCGTTTTGCCGCGGCGGTGACGGCGCACGCGGGTGGCGACATTGCGGAGCGCCAGCTCCAGATCGCGTGCTGGCTGGAACTGGAGCACATCCGCGAGGCGCTGATGGACGAGTTGGCGGGCCTGCATCCGTTTGGGCAGGGCAATCCCGAGCCGGTGTTCGGATTGCGCGGAATCGTGCTGCGGCATCGCCCGGAAGTGTTCAAGGAACTGCATTTCCGGTTCTTGGTGGATAACGGCGTGCGACGTGTGCATGGCGTGGCGTGGAAGCAGGCGCATCGTTTGCCGCCGCTGAATCAGCCGATCGACCTCGCAGTGGAGTTGGCGTGGAATCACTTCAACCATCGGCGACTCCTGCAGATGGAGTTGATCGACTGGCGCCCGACGCAGGGCTGA
- the secD gene encoding protein translocase subunit SecD, with product MLKRNLWKIVLSVVITAWALTTLLPMKDQDFAKYAKAQAGAKPAEFAKLVDEAVALRESGQAPSDYVALRQIARARRIDLSVYFPQFKLEETLKNVEKRDDLVLHELDRMRKSKLHKGLDLAGGVAVTLEIDERAATADNPDVRKEKISKAIDIIDKRINEFGVSEPLIRAVGDNRIEIQLPGINTKDNPEIVDLIKKPALLDFRVVNPNVTPGPGVDAPPGYQEMTLDNEDRRGETSSEQLFVKRIPEMTGKAIANSFVRADMYGKPEVILQFTKEGKKQFADITRTIAESGQKAGRLGRLAIVLDGQLYSAPTVREEIDSDSAEITGTFSDREALNLANVLNNPLDLPLVVKEQYEVGPSLAAGAISSGKRATVIGVALVAAFMISYYTLSGLIAVLSVTLNILIVLGVLASFGATLTMPGIAGIVLTVGMAVDAHILIFERMREELRAGKSLPAAFHAGHDKAFTTIIDANLTTLITSLLMVAFGNGPVKGFGITITIGIFSTMFTALIVSEMLLDFSIGSQLMKRMITLNLPAPKINFVKYGRRAFTASWVLVLVGVAALFYQGHKVYGIDFAGGDVMTLSFKQHVDIAKLQAAADSAKIGEVMPVYHSEIGGGLETLNVQTESGKGEAAVKAFQAAFPNAGYDLVGQTAIGPSIGKEIQWNALMAIGLSIIGIMVYVAFRFEIGYGFGAVVSTVHDVLMTVGIFVLVGRQFTAPMVGAILLIVGYSINDTIVVFDRIREELKQNPNLNLRDVINLATNRVFTRSILTSLTTFLAALALFIFGGGVINDLAFTFLVGIVTGTFSSIFIASPLFYWWHKGDRKHVEAHHDIAPKYEWAGSSRASD from the coding sequence ATGCTCAAACGCAACCTCTGGAAGATCGTGCTCAGTGTCGTCATCACGGCCTGGGCGCTGACCACGCTTCTTCCGATGAAAGACCAGGACTTCGCGAAATACGCGAAGGCGCAGGCCGGCGCCAAACCGGCGGAATTCGCCAAGCTCGTCGATGAGGCGGTCGCGCTCCGCGAGTCGGGGCAGGCGCCCAGCGACTACGTGGCGTTGCGGCAGATCGCCCGGGCGCGGCGCATTGATTTGTCGGTGTATTTTCCGCAGTTCAAATTGGAAGAGACGTTGAAGAACGTCGAAAAGCGCGACGACCTCGTGCTGCACGAGCTGGACCGCATGCGGAAGAGCAAGCTGCACAAGGGCCTCGATCTGGCGGGCGGCGTGGCCGTGACGCTCGAAATCGATGAGCGCGCCGCGACGGCCGACAATCCGGACGTGCGCAAGGAGAAGATCAGCAAGGCAATCGACATCATCGACAAGCGCATCAACGAATTTGGCGTCTCGGAGCCCTTGATCCGTGCCGTCGGCGATAACCGCATCGAGATCCAATTGCCCGGCATCAATACGAAGGACAATCCGGAGATCGTCGATCTGATCAAGAAGCCCGCGCTGCTCGATTTTCGCGTGGTGAATCCGAACGTCACGCCCGGTCCCGGCGTCGATGCTCCGCCCGGCTATCAGGAGATGACGCTCGATAACGAGGATCGCCGCGGCGAAACCTCGTCGGAGCAACTTTTCGTGAAACGCATCCCGGAGATGACCGGCAAGGCGATCGCCAATTCTTTTGTTCGGGCGGACATGTATGGGAAACCGGAGGTCATTCTCCAGTTCACCAAGGAGGGCAAAAAGCAGTTTGCCGACATCACGCGCACCATCGCGGAGTCCGGTCAGAAGGCCGGCCGTCTGGGGCGCCTGGCGATCGTACTCGATGGCCAGCTCTATTCGGCACCGACCGTGCGCGAGGAAATCGACAGCGATTCCGCGGAAATCACCGGCACCTTCAGCGATCGCGAAGCGCTCAATCTGGCCAACGTATTGAACAACCCGCTCGACCTGCCGTTGGTCGTGAAGGAGCAATATGAAGTTGGACCGTCGCTCGCAGCGGGCGCCATCTCGAGCGGCAAACGCGCCACGGTCATCGGCGTGGCCCTGGTCGCGGCGTTCATGATCAGCTACTACACGCTGTCGGGCCTGATCGCGGTGTTGAGCGTGACGTTGAACATCCTGATCGTGCTCGGCGTGCTGGCGAGTTTCGGCGCCACGCTGACGATGCCAGGCATCGCCGGTATCGTGTTGACCGTCGGTATGGCCGTTGACGCGCACATTCTGATTTTCGAACGCATGCGCGAAGAACTGCGGGCGGGCAAATCGCTCCCGGCGGCTTTTCACGCCGGTCACGACAAGGCGTTCACGACCATCATCGATGCGAATTTGACGACCCTCATCACGTCGTTGCTGATGGTGGCGTTTGGCAACGGTCCGGTGAAGGGCTTCGGCATCACGATCACGATCGGTATTTTCTCGACCATGTTCACCGCGCTGATCGTTAGCGAAATGCTGCTGGATTTCTCGATCGGCTCCCAACTGATGAAGCGGATGATCACGCTGAACCTGCCGGCGCCGAAGATCAATTTCGTGAAATACGGCCGGCGCGCGTTCACCGCGTCGTGGGTGCTCGTGCTGGTCGGCGTGGCGGCGTTGTTTTATCAAGGCCACAAGGTTTACGGCATCGACTTCGCTGGCGGCGATGTGATGACGCTTTCGTTCAAGCAGCATGTCGATATCGCCAAGCTGCAAGCAGCCGCGGACAGCGCGAAGATCGGCGAAGTGATGCCGGTCTATCACAGCGAGATCGGCGGCGGGCTGGAAACGCTCAACGTGCAGACCGAATCCGGCAAGGGCGAGGCAGCGGTCAAGGCGTTCCAAGCCGCGTTCCCGAACGCGGGCTATGATCTCGTCGGTCAGACGGCTATCGGGCCCTCGATCGGCAAAGAAATCCAATGGAATGCGCTCATGGCGATCGGTCTCTCGATCATCGGCATCATGGTGTATGTCGCGTTTCGCTTTGAAATCGGCTACGGCTTCGGCGCGGTCGTCTCGACGGTCCACGACGTGTTGATGACCGTGGGTATCTTCGTGCTCGTGGGCCGGCAGTTCACGGCTCCGATGGTGGGCGCGATCCTGCTGATCGTCGGTTACTCGATCAATGATACGATCGTCGTCTTCGACCGAATCCGAGAAGAGTTGAAGCAGAACCCGAATTTGAATCTGCGTGATGTCATCAATCTCGCCACGAACCGGGTTTTCACGCGCTCGATTCTGACGAGTTTGACGACATTTCTCGCGGCATTGGCGCTGTTCATTTTCGGCGGCGGCGTGATCAACGATCTGGCGTTCACCTTCCTGGTGGGCATCGTGACCGGCACGTTCTCGTCAATCTTCATCGCGAGCCCGCTCTTCTACTGGTGGCACAAAGGCGACCGGAAGCACGTGGAAGCGCATCACGATATCGCGCCGAAATACGAATGGGCCGGTTCGAGCCGGGCCTCTGACTGA